In Gemmata obscuriglobus, a single genomic region encodes these proteins:
- a CDS encoding cupin domain-containing protein, with amino-acid sequence MSMLQRRDFLARSMVFGAAAGAMGLGGRVAAGDPSFANNVPDPLLAGKELPTFKFALEKTEGKVIGKSSGKEATVEQLPISKGIAGVSMRLEPGAMRELHWHATAAEWAFVHKGRVRTTVIAPGGSAETNDFEPGDIWYFPRGHGHMLECLGDEPCHFILIFDNGYFSEFGTFSITDWMGHTPKPLLAKNFGVPESTFDGFPKSEVYFARGAKPPEPAANPLAGRYPPKLTHKYRLFADAPLVDNRGGKLWMVDSNKFPISKTITGAVLDLAPGALRELHWHPTADEWQYVLGGNVSVTMFGSGGRYRTETLEAGDVGYIPQGYGHSLENTGDKPARILIGFNSGVYEDIDLTEWIAGNPIDVLATNFGKPAAVFEKFPKKDVFISPANGARE; translated from the coding sequence CTCGGCGGCCGGGTCGCCGCCGGTGACCCGAGCTTCGCGAACAACGTCCCCGATCCGCTGCTCGCGGGGAAGGAACTGCCCACGTTCAAGTTCGCCCTGGAGAAGACGGAAGGGAAGGTGATCGGCAAGAGTTCCGGGAAAGAGGCCACCGTCGAACAGTTGCCGATTTCCAAAGGCATCGCCGGCGTCTCCATGCGGCTCGAGCCGGGCGCGATGCGGGAACTCCACTGGCACGCCACCGCCGCCGAGTGGGCGTTCGTCCACAAGGGGCGGGTCCGGACAACCGTGATCGCCCCCGGCGGCAGCGCGGAGACGAACGACTTCGAGCCGGGCGACATCTGGTACTTCCCGCGCGGCCACGGGCACATGCTCGAGTGCCTGGGCGACGAGCCCTGCCACTTCATCCTGATCTTCGACAACGGCTACTTCTCGGAGTTCGGCACGTTCAGCATCACCGACTGGATGGGGCACACGCCCAAGCCGCTCCTCGCGAAGAACTTCGGCGTCCCCGAGTCGACCTTCGACGGGTTCCCCAAGAGCGAGGTCTATTTCGCCCGCGGGGCGAAGCCGCCCGAGCCGGCCGCCAACCCGCTGGCCGGGCGCTACCCGCCGAAGCTGACGCACAAGTACCGGCTGTTCGCCGACGCCCCGCTGGTCGACAACCGCGGCGGGAAGCTGTGGATGGTGGACTCCAACAAGTTCCCGATCTCCAAGACCATCACCGGCGCGGTGCTGGATCTGGCCCCCGGCGCGCTGCGGGAACTGCACTGGCACCCGACGGCCGACGAGTGGCAGTACGTGCTCGGCGGGAACGTGAGCGTCACGATGTTCGGGTCGGGCGGGCGGTACCGCACCGAGACGCTGGAGGCGGGCGATGTCGGGTACATCCCGCAGGGGTACGGGCACTCGCTCGAGAACACCGGCGACAAGCCGGCTCGTATCCTCATCGGGTTCAACTCCGGTGTGTACGAGGACATCGACCTGACCGAGTGGATCGCCGGTAACCCGATCGACGTTCTGGCCACCAACTTCGGCAAGCCGGCTGCGGTGTTCGAGAAGTTCCCGAAGAAAGACGTGTTCATCTCGCCGGCGAACGGAGCGCGGGAGTAA
- a CDS encoding transposase, which produces MRPKRQSIRATPAHATRHLRPVLTDWLGRAVQLPKRRRTCTPEVVWRVVLFAAAFARSVAAACAAIADAPSGQAIWDCLYLTLPKRRRTLERRLRPALHAPLGKRKRAARVAIDYHRIGYFGTPNRDTTRSKGAGGTHTFHTYATACLVGGPDRYTLGLTAVGEKEPMTAVLTRLLDQVTAARVTVRVALLDKAFFSIAVMRLLQARGVPFVIPAVVRGRKPRPGVKGVGLRAVRRRGAGRYAYTHADRGTSVRVHVVIAHKSYRYRRTGGRRSKKLLYAAWRVSGSPVAIRDLYRTRFGIESSYRQLGQVRPRTSTTDGVVRLLWVAVGLILRNAWLWSRSARGLGWTLAAVCLILLADGLAPTDGENKSITTARSANKTKPPT; this is translated from the coding sequence ATGCGACCCAAACGTCAGTCTATCCGAGCCACCCCGGCCCACGCCACCCGGCACCTCCGTCCGGTCCTGACCGACTGGCTCGGCCGTGCGGTCCAACTGCCCAAGCGTCGCCGCACCTGTACACCCGAGGTGGTGTGGCGGGTGGTGCTGTTCGCCGCGGCGTTCGCCCGCTCGGTGGCCGCGGCCTGTGCCGCGATCGCCGACGCCCCGTCCGGGCAGGCCATCTGGGATTGCTTGTACCTCACGCTGCCCAAGCGGCGCCGCACCCTCGAGCGGCGGTTGCGGCCGGCCCTCCACGCCCCGCTCGGCAAGCGGAAGCGGGCGGCTCGGGTCGCGATCGACTACCACCGGATCGGGTACTTCGGGACGCCGAACCGGGACACCACCCGGTCCAAGGGGGCCGGCGGCACCCACACGTTCCACACGTACGCCACCGCGTGCCTCGTCGGGGGACCGGACCGGTACACGCTCGGGTTGACGGCCGTGGGCGAGAAGGAGCCGATGACCGCGGTGCTCACCCGGCTGTTGGATCAGGTGACGGCGGCACGGGTTACGGTCCGGGTCGCGCTGCTGGACAAGGCGTTCTTCTCGATCGCGGTGATGCGGTTGCTCCAGGCGCGGGGTGTGCCGTTCGTGATCCCGGCCGTGGTCCGGGGCCGCAAGCCCCGGCCCGGGGTGAAGGGGGTCGGGTTGCGGGCCGTGCGGCGGCGGGGCGCGGGTCGATATGCGTACACCCACGCGGATCGGGGCACCTCGGTGCGGGTGCACGTGGTGATCGCTCACAAGAGCTACCGGTACCGGCGGACCGGGGGCCGGCGGAGCAAGAAGTTACTGTACGCGGCGTGGCGGGTGAGCGGGAGCCCGGTGGCGATTCGGGACCTGTACCGGACCCGATTCGGGATCGAGAGCAGCTACCGCCAGTTGGGGCAGGTTCGGCCCCGGACCTCGACTACCGATGGGGTCGTGCGACTCCTGTGGGTGGCCGTCGGGCTGATCCTGCGTAACGCCTGGTTGTGGTCCCGCTCAGCCCGCGGCCTCGGGTGGACACTGGCGGCGGTATGCCTGATACTGTTGGCCGATGGGCTGGCACCTACAGATGGCGAAAATAAGTCCATTACTACTGCACGATCGGCCAACAAAACCAAGCCGCCAACTTGA
- a CDS encoding VOC family protein, translating into MAKPAKNTICLWYDKDAAEAARFYAATFPDSQVTAVHKAPGDFPGGKAGDELTVEFTVLGVPCIGLNGGPVFKHSEAFSFQVATDTQEETDRYWDAIVGNGGQESACGWCKDKWGLSWQITPRTLTEALAKGGDEARRAFAAMMTMTKIDVAAIDAARRG; encoded by the coding sequence GTGGCGAAGCCCGCGAAGAACACGATTTGCCTGTGGTACGACAAAGACGCGGCGGAGGCGGCCCGGTTCTACGCCGCCACCTTTCCGGACAGTCAAGTGACCGCCGTCCACAAAGCTCCCGGCGACTTCCCGGGCGGCAAGGCGGGCGACGAGCTGACGGTCGAGTTCACCGTCCTCGGCGTCCCCTGCATCGGCTTGAACGGCGGACCGGTGTTCAAGCACAGCGAGGCGTTCTCCTTCCAGGTGGCCACCGACACCCAGGAGGAGACCGACCGGTACTGGGACGCCATCGTCGGCAATGGCGGGCAGGAGAGCGCGTGCGGGTGGTGCAAGGACAAGTGGGGTCTGTCGTGGCAGATCACCCCGCGGACGCTGACCGAGGCGCTGGCCAAAGGGGGCGACGAGGCCCGGCGGGCGTTCGCCGCCATGATGACGATGACGAAGATCGATGTCGCCGCGATCGACGCGGCACGCCGCGGTTGA
- a CDS encoding MBL fold metallo-hydrolase, with amino-acid sequence MAVQILTVESQPFAENSYLVWKDGSPEAFVIDPGFEPDLIEEALAERGLKLVALVCTHGHCDHIAGNAALKQAHPEAPIVIGAGDAAMLTDANKNLSGPFGFEVLSPPADRVVGEGETLTVAGIALEVFEVPGHSPGHVVYVVRETQPVTVLGGDVLFRGGVGRTDFPGGSFEQLKAGIQRVLWPLPADAVVYPGHGPVTTIGHEKRTNPFVAD; translated from the coding sequence ATGGCGGTCCAGATTCTTACCGTCGAGTCGCAGCCGTTCGCCGAGAACTCGTACCTCGTGTGGAAGGACGGCAGCCCCGAGGCGTTCGTCATCGACCCGGGGTTCGAGCCCGATCTGATCGAAGAGGCGCTCGCCGAGCGCGGGCTAAAGTTGGTCGCGCTCGTCTGCACGCACGGCCACTGCGACCACATCGCCGGCAACGCCGCGCTCAAGCAGGCGCACCCGGAGGCCCCGATCGTCATCGGCGCCGGCGACGCCGCAATGCTGACGGACGCGAACAAGAACCTGAGCGGCCCGTTCGGCTTCGAGGTGCTCAGCCCGCCGGCCGACCGGGTCGTGGGGGAGGGCGAAACGCTGACCGTCGCCGGGATCGCGCTGGAGGTGTTTGAGGTGCCGGGGCACTCGCCGGGGCACGTGGTGTACGTGGTCCGCGAGACGCAACCGGTTACGGTGCTGGGGGGCGACGTGCTGTTCCGCGGGGGCGTGGGCCGCACGGACTTCCCGGGGGGCAGCTTCGAGCAACTGAAGGCCGGCATCCAACGGGTGCTGTGGCCGCTCCCCGCGGACGCGGTGGTGTACCCGGGCCACGGACCAGTCACCACCATCGGGCACGAGAAGCGCACGAACCCTTTCGTTGCGGACTGA
- a CDS encoding ISKra4 family transposase: protein MREACTRSRAQTVADHTRCRLGFTDREGRAKRGRARTCAKTHPGRSKGPHTRTVVTAVGPIELERRYFHCPTCGQGEFGADRGLGLSGYVTPGACRMAVLLGVQQSFAKAEVTLAEVVGWELDDNTIRQLCHATAAQATATRQHRSTAEVFTRAQAAARTERPVDSELHIDAGKVNTVEDGWRDLKMAVFARRERSAPTTAMDWEGRDLPTPLARSVIAAVEEASLFGKRCHDEATRLEWTDSSQMTVLGDGAEWLWNVSEQHFRDATQVLDFWHGAEYLASGAKAVFGPGVQAATAFVRGKSKLLEDGYPGLVDWIGELTGQMPAGGDGAALGGVLNYFCGQQGRLNYAVRLRRGQSIGSGLVEGTVKQLLNIRMKQTGARWNLGHVAPFVELGALAAGPEWKGFWENQ from the coding sequence CTGCGAGAAGCATGCACTCGATCAAGGGCGCAAACTGTTGCGGACCACACTCGGTGCCGCCTTGGGTTCACGGATCGAGAAGGACGAGCAAAAAGGGGGCGCGCCCGCACCTGCGCGAAGACGCACCCCGGGCGCTCCAAAGGACCGCACACCCGAACGGTTGTGACCGCCGTTGGTCCGATTGAGCTGGAGCGGAGGTATTTCCACTGCCCCACTTGCGGGCAAGGCGAGTTCGGAGCCGATCGCGGGCTGGGCCTCAGCGGCTACGTCACCCCGGGCGCCTGTCGGATGGCCGTCTTGCTGGGCGTCCAACAGTCCTTCGCCAAAGCCGAAGTGACTCTGGCCGAGGTGGTCGGCTGGGAATTGGACGACAACACCATCCGGCAACTCTGCCACGCCACGGCGGCCCAGGCCACCGCCACCCGGCAACACCGCTCGACCGCTGAAGTCTTCACCCGAGCCCAAGCCGCGGCCAGGACCGAGCGGCCGGTGGACAGCGAGTTGCACATCGACGCGGGCAAGGTCAACACTGTGGAGGACGGTTGGCGGGATCTCAAGATGGCCGTTTTTGCCCGGCGCGAGCGAAGTGCGCCGACCACGGCGATGGACTGGGAGGGACGCGACCTGCCAACCCCGTTGGCGCGGTCGGTGATCGCGGCCGTGGAGGAGGCGAGCCTGTTCGGGAAGCGGTGTCACGACGAGGCCACGCGACTGGAGTGGACCGATTCGAGCCAAATGACGGTACTGGGGGATGGGGCCGAGTGGTTGTGGAACGTGTCCGAGCAGCACTTCCGTGACGCGACCCAGGTCCTCGACTTCTGGCATGGGGCGGAGTACCTCGCCAGCGGGGCGAAGGCGGTGTTCGGTCCCGGGGTCCAAGCCGCGACGGCGTTTGTCCGGGGCAAGTCGAAGCTGCTGGAAGACGGATATCCCGGGTTGGTGGACTGGATCGGAGAACTGACCGGGCAGATGCCCGCCGGAGGCGACGGAGCCGCCTTGGGCGGCGTATTGAATTACTTTTGTGGCCAACAGGGGCGGTTGAATTATGCGGTGCGTTTGCGGCGGGGGCAGTCGATTGGAAGCGGGTTGGTGGAGGGAACGGTTAAGCAATTGCTCAACATCAGAATGAAACAAACTGGGGCGAGATGGAATCTGGGGCATGTGGCACCGTTTGTCGAACTGGGGGCATTAGCAGCGGGGCCGGAGTGGAAGGGGTTTTGGGAAAACCAATAA
- a CDS encoding transposase, giving the protein MPSAHTPSPRCHWFSVLAGALDRRSGRRLAALFLGVLLARGRHALSCWIRAAGLSSQYRRCYPTAAAVGRRVERIATRLLVEILKPLVTGPRVVLALDDTPTARYGPKVQGAGVHHNPTPGPAGSAFVYGHVWVVLGLLVAHPLGGVVALPLLARLYIRKANLGAVRATDRPRFATKLAMAVDLVRWAHGWLKMWGMAVWVVADGAYAQGPVLKPVLKPLRKLGVTVVSRLRRDAALCSLPPAREPGLRERPRVYGTARISLAKRAGHNGGWSTGTFTVYGKTVEKRYKTFVATWRPAGGAIRVVLVDEPHGWVAFFSTDPGATVTDILERVADRFTLETCFRDLKQVAGTGQQQVRGVPSNVGCFHLCAWAHTLTEVWAWARNADELVGHRSASPWDDPSRRPSHADKRRAWQHELLAEEIRAVVGEHHDHTKIRDLAYRCLDLAA; this is encoded by the coding sequence ATGCCATCTGCGCATACTCCGTCCCCGCGTTGCCACTGGTTTTCGGTTCTGGCCGGGGCACTGGATCGGCGCTCGGGTCGGCGGTTGGCGGCCCTGTTCCTGGGTGTGCTGCTGGCCCGCGGGCGGCACGCCCTGAGTTGCTGGATTCGGGCGGCCGGATTATCGTCCCAATACCGCCGCTGTTACCCCACCGCGGCCGCGGTCGGGCGCCGGGTCGAGCGCATCGCGACCCGGTTGTTGGTCGAGATCCTCAAGCCCCTGGTGACCGGGCCGCGGGTGGTGCTGGCGTTGGACGACACACCGACCGCCCGGTACGGACCGAAGGTACAAGGGGCCGGGGTGCATCACAACCCGACACCCGGGCCGGCCGGGAGCGCATTCGTGTACGGGCACGTGTGGGTGGTGCTCGGGTTGCTGGTGGCGCATCCACTGGGTGGGGTCGTGGCTCTGCCCCTGTTGGCCCGGTTGTACATCCGGAAGGCGAACCTGGGCGCGGTGCGGGCGACCGATCGGCCCCGGTTCGCCACCAAGCTGGCGATGGCCGTTGACCTGGTGCGGTGGGCGCACGGATGGCTGAAGATGTGGGGCATGGCGGTGTGGGTGGTGGCCGACGGGGCGTACGCCCAGGGGCCGGTGCTGAAGCCGGTGCTGAAGCCGCTGCGGAAGCTCGGGGTGACGGTGGTGAGCCGGCTCCGCCGGGATGCGGCCCTGTGCTCGTTACCGCCCGCGCGGGAGCCCGGGCTGCGCGAGCGCCCGCGGGTGTACGGAACGGCACGGATCTCGTTGGCCAAGCGGGCCGGGCACAACGGCGGGTGGAGCACCGGCACGTTCACCGTGTATGGGAAGACCGTCGAGAAGCGGTACAAGACGTTCGTGGCCACCTGGCGCCCGGCCGGTGGGGCGATCCGGGTGGTGCTGGTGGACGAGCCCCACGGATGGGTCGCGTTCTTCAGCACCGACCCGGGCGCGACGGTGACCGACATCTTGGAACGGGTGGCCGACCGGTTCACCCTGGAGACGTGCTTCCGGGATCTCAAACAAGTCGCCGGGACGGGCCAGCAACAGGTGCGCGGGGTGCCGTCGAACGTCGGGTGCTTCCACCTGTGTGCATGGGCGCACACCCTGACCGAGGTGTGGGCCTGGGCTCGGAACGCGGACGAGTTGGTGGGGCACCGGTCCGCGTCCCCGTGGGACGATCCGAGCCGGCGCCCGAGTCACGCGGACAAGCGCCGGGCCTGGCAACACGAGCTGTTGGCCGAGGAGATTCGGGCCGTTGTGGGCGAGCACCACGACCACACGAAAATCCGCGACCTCGCCTACCGGTGCTTGGACTTGGCCGCGTGA
- a CDS encoding proton/sodium-translocating pyrophosphatase gives MSLSRSRARRPRFPWLLLVVCALPIGLLGAGDFSGRPTADWTVFGSAWEPFAFLTSGAYGFGEKLGLLGCLAVAVGGLVYAARLMKEVYAADTGTPAMQKVAQAVREGANAYLRRQFAVVGVLIVLLTGVIIASKWPWEAEPGMHSIDELKTIAVGRGVAFLMGALFSAAVGFTGMRLATAGNLRVAAAARARREAGDTRANFGAAMRLAYKTGTITGMFTCGLGLLGGTLILLVFGELAYEILIGYGFGGSLLALFMRVGGGIYTKAADVGADLVGKVEQSIAEDDPRNAATIADNVGDNVGDCAGMAADVFESYSVTMVAAVMLGYAAFGFKGMIFPLLVQAVGVVASVISTSLVGAGMTTGSSSTAMGAINRGFWRSAVISTLGFMLFGLIYLRFDAAYIVERGIDRGMYQELFDNTDLRAELGLTHAGPRTVASEVKELRDLRSGAERSAPKTVALEAEVDRHRTDALAVWRKLAPEARDQLAQRRVKVAAAGGEHELQLVTDLRTRRVAQDGELRATATLLELAQARYHVPLRPGLNLAVAWCCLIGILLAVLLNKCTEYWTSTEYSPVREVVRASSTGHATNIISGLALGLESSVWAVLLISGAILAAVAVCGDSQNLLYLAFGVAMTGIGMLTLTGDTISMDVFGPIADNANGIGEMSFNRDVNGQNLKDGEPGFMPDAENADARQILADLDAVGNTTKAITKGVAIGSAVIAAVSLFASFIAVLVTGSEEKIGQLLIGDFTQGASKLTVAEPLVFIGMLIGGAVPFLFSAMTIRAVGRAAYLIVFECRKQFRDPEIMAGTKTPDYGRVVAICTATAQHELIGPGLLAIGTPLVVGFLLGPFALGGFLAGMILTGQLMAVFMSNAGGSWDNAKKMIEDEPRDKERNTGKGSEKHKASVTGDTVGDPLKDTSGPAINPLIKVMNMVSLLALPLVMMHNVKDGAGNWTVGAAVAGVAGLAVLWAWWQSKKETAEMSAMDKEPVQK, from the coding sequence ATGTCCCTCTCTCGCTCTCGCGCCCGCCGGCCGCGGTTCCCGTGGCTGCTGCTCGTCGTTTGCGCCCTCCCGATCGGGTTGCTCGGGGCGGGCGACTTCTCGGGCCGCCCGACTGCCGATTGGACCGTGTTCGGCTCCGCCTGGGAGCCGTTCGCGTTTCTTACGTCGGGCGCTTACGGGTTCGGTGAGAAGCTCGGCCTGCTCGGGTGCCTCGCGGTCGCGGTCGGCGGGCTCGTGTACGCCGCCCGGCTGATGAAGGAGGTGTACGCGGCCGACACCGGCACGCCGGCGATGCAGAAGGTCGCGCAGGCGGTGCGCGAGGGGGCGAACGCCTACCTTCGACGCCAGTTCGCGGTGGTCGGCGTGCTGATCGTGCTGCTGACGGGCGTCATCATCGCGTCGAAGTGGCCGTGGGAGGCCGAGCCCGGGATGCACTCGATCGACGAGCTGAAGACGATCGCGGTCGGGCGCGGGGTGGCGTTCCTGATGGGCGCTCTCTTCTCGGCCGCGGTGGGCTTCACCGGGATGCGGCTCGCCACGGCGGGCAACCTGCGCGTCGCCGCCGCCGCCCGCGCGCGGCGCGAGGCCGGCGACACGAGGGCGAACTTCGGCGCCGCCATGCGGCTGGCGTACAAGACCGGCACCATCACGGGCATGTTCACCTGCGGGCTGGGGCTGCTCGGCGGCACGCTCATCTTGCTCGTGTTCGGCGAACTGGCTTACGAGATCCTGATCGGCTACGGGTTCGGCGGGTCCCTTCTGGCGCTGTTCATGCGCGTGGGCGGTGGGATTTACACCAAGGCCGCCGACGTCGGCGCGGACCTCGTCGGGAAGGTGGAGCAGTCCATCGCCGAGGACGACCCGCGGAACGCCGCGACCATCGCCGACAACGTCGGCGACAACGTCGGCGACTGCGCCGGGATGGCGGCCGACGTGTTCGAGAGCTACTCGGTCACGATGGTGGCGGCGGTGATGCTCGGGTACGCGGCGTTCGGGTTCAAGGGGATGATCTTCCCGCTGCTCGTGCAGGCGGTGGGCGTGGTCGCCAGCGTCATCAGCACGTCGCTGGTCGGTGCCGGCATGACGACGGGCAGCAGCTCGACCGCGATGGGGGCGATCAACCGCGGGTTCTGGCGCAGTGCGGTCATCAGCACCCTCGGGTTCATGCTGTTCGGCCTCATCTATCTGCGGTTCGACGCGGCCTACATCGTGGAGCGGGGCATCGACCGCGGGATGTACCAGGAGCTGTTCGACAACACCGACCTGCGCGCCGAACTGGGGCTCACGCACGCCGGCCCGCGGACCGTGGCGTCCGAGGTGAAGGAGCTGCGCGACCTGCGGAGCGGGGCCGAGCGGAGCGCCCCGAAAACGGTCGCGCTGGAAGCGGAGGTGGACCGGCACCGGACCGACGCGCTGGCGGTGTGGCGCAAGCTCGCCCCCGAGGCGCGCGACCAGCTCGCGCAGCGCCGGGTCAAGGTGGCCGCGGCCGGGGGCGAGCACGAACTGCAACTCGTCACCGACCTGCGGACCCGTCGTGTGGCCCAGGACGGGGAGCTGCGTGCGACCGCGACGCTGCTCGAACTGGCGCAAGCCCGGTACCACGTGCCGCTGCGGCCGGGGCTGAACCTGGCGGTCGCGTGGTGCTGCCTCATCGGCATCCTGCTCGCGGTGCTGCTCAACAAGTGTACCGAGTACTGGACCAGCACCGAGTACAGTCCGGTGCGGGAGGTGGTGCGGGCCAGCAGCACCGGGCACGCGACCAACATCATTTCGGGCCTGGCACTCGGCCTCGAAAGCTCGGTGTGGGCGGTGCTCCTTATTTCCGGCGCGATCCTCGCTGCGGTTGCGGTGTGCGGCGACTCGCAGAACCTGTTGTACCTCGCGTTCGGGGTCGCGATGACCGGCATCGGGATGCTCACGCTGACCGGCGACACGATCAGCATGGACGTGTTCGGCCCGATCGCCGATAACGCGAACGGCATCGGCGAGATGTCGTTCAACCGTGACGTGAACGGCCAGAACTTGAAAGACGGTGAACCCGGGTTCATGCCGGACGCCGAGAACGCGGACGCGCGGCAGATCCTCGCCGACCTGGACGCCGTCGGGAACACCACAAAGGCCATTACCAAGGGCGTGGCGATCGGCTCGGCGGTGATTGCGGCGGTGTCGCTGTTCGCCAGCTTCATCGCGGTGCTGGTGACCGGCTCCGAGGAGAAGATCGGCCAGCTCCTGATCGGCGATTTCACGCAAGGGGCCTCGAAGCTCACCGTCGCCGAACCGCTGGTGTTCATCGGGATGCTGATCGGCGGCGCGGTGCCGTTCCTGTTCAGCGCGATGACCATTCGCGCGGTGGGGCGCGCGGCGTACCTGATCGTGTTCGAGTGTCGCAAGCAGTTCCGCGACCCCGAGATCATGGCGGGCACGAAGACGCCGGACTACGGGCGCGTGGTGGCGATCTGCACGGCGACCGCTCAACACGAGCTGATCGGCCCCGGGCTGCTCGCGATCGGCACGCCGCTCGTGGTGGGCTTCCTGCTGGGGCCGTTCGCGCTCGGCGGGTTCCTCGCCGGGATGATCCTCACCGGCCAGCTCATGGCGGTGTTCATGTCGAACGCGGGCGGATCGTGGGACAACGCCAAGAAGATGATCGAGGACGAGCCGAGGGACAAGGAACGCAACACCGGTAAGGGCAGCGAGAAGCACAAGGCGAGCGTCACCGGCGACACGGTCGGCGACCCGCTGAAGGACACGAGCGGCCCGGCGATCAACCCGCTCATCAAGGTGATGAACATGGTGAGCCTGCTCGCGCTGCCGCTGGTGATGATGCACAACGTGAAGGACGGGGCCGGGAACTGGACCGTGGGCGCCGCGGTCGCGGGCGTGGCGGGGCTGGCGGTGCTGTGGGCGTGGTGGCAGTCGAAGAAGGAGACCGCCGAGATGAGCGCGATGGACAAAGAGCCAGTTCAGAAGTAA
- a CDS encoding aminotransferase class IV: protein MNAPLAYFNGRLVPFSEAALSLHDAGFVSGATVVDNARTFRHKLFRWADHLARFRRDCVACYVPLGSTDEQLTAAAHELVAHNAKLLPPGGELQLVTFATPGPLGFYRGEPQNGPPTLGMVTYPLPFARYRTFFTEGVRLGAVANVWSAPNGVVPPAVKHRSRMAWHVADNQARALAGSTALALAVEDECLTETSVANILIVRDGGVVSPPPGTVLDGISLKVTRELCCAVGVPYTEALVHHRDAAHGSEFLLTGTGFCLAAARELVGGTVCASQTFEPFGPVLAKLLAAWSDLVGVDVARSFTDARA, encoded by the coding sequence GTGAACGCCCCGCTCGCGTACTTCAACGGTCGGCTCGTGCCTTTTTCGGAAGCCGCGCTCTCACTCCACGACGCCGGGTTCGTTTCGGGCGCTACGGTGGTAGACAACGCCCGCACCTTCCGCCACAAACTGTTCCGCTGGGCGGACCACCTCGCGCGTTTTCGGCGGGATTGTGTCGCGTGCTACGTTCCACTCGGTTCGACCGACGAACAGCTCACCGCCGCCGCCCACGAATTGGTTGCGCACAACGCGAAACTGCTGCCGCCCGGCGGCGAACTTCAGTTGGTGACGTTCGCAACCCCCGGGCCGCTCGGCTTCTACCGCGGAGAGCCGCAGAACGGCCCGCCGACCCTCGGGATGGTCACTTACCCACTTCCATTTGCCCGGTACCGGACGTTTTTTACCGAGGGCGTCCGACTCGGTGCCGTCGCCAACGTCTGGTCGGCGCCAAACGGTGTCGTTCCGCCGGCGGTGAAGCACCGCAGCCGCATGGCGTGGCACGTCGCGGACAACCAGGCTCGTGCGCTAGCCGGAAGCACCGCCTTGGCCCTCGCCGTTGAGGACGAGTGCCTCACAGAAACCAGTGTCGCGAACATCCTTATCGTGCGCGACGGAGGGGTCGTTAGCCCACCGCCGGGAACCGTCCTTGATGGGATCAGCTTGAAGGTGACGCGCGAGCTGTGTTGTGCTGTCGGTGTTCCGTACACCGAGGCCCTGGTTCACCATCGGGATGCCGCTCACGGGTCCGAATTTCTGCTCACAGGTACCGGATTCTGTCTCGCCGCGGCGCGCGAGCTGGTCGGCGGAACGGTGTGCGCCTCGCAAACGTTCGAGCCGTTCGGGCCTGTGCTGGCGAAACTGCTCGCGGCGTGGTCCGATCTGGTCGGCGTAGACGTCGCGCGGTCGTTCACCGACGCGAGGGCGTGA
- a CDS encoding transposase encodes MSHPLGGGVALPLLARLYIRKKNLGAARAADWPPFATKRTMVVGLVRWRHGWLRLWGKAVWVAADGADTQGPVLKPLRQLGVTVVSRLRRNAALCSVPGPRARAPTGVWHGPGGTGQAGRPPRRVEHRHIYRVREDRAEAVQDVRGHVAPGRVCDPGGAGERTPRVGRVLRHRHGPTAAHVLERVADRFALETCFRDLKPTAGAGRQQVRRLPADIGSFHLCLWSFTMTEVWAWDRKAEELVGHRSASPWDDPNRRPSHADKRRAWQHQLLAEEIQAVVGDQQDPARICALARRCLDLAA; translated from the coding sequence GTGTCGCACCCGCTGGGCGGGGGCGTGGCGCTCCCCCTGTTGGCCCGGCTGTACATCCGGAAAAAGAACCTGGGGGCGGCCCGCGCGGCCGACTGGCCGCCGTTTGCGACCAAGCGGACGATGGTCGTGGGCTTGGTGCGGTGGCGCCATGGGTGGCTCCGGTTGTGGGGCAAGGCGGTGTGGGTGGCGGCCGACGGGGCGGACACCCAGGGGCCGGTGCTCAAGCCCCTGCGGCAACTCGGGGTGACGGTGGTGAGCCGGTTGCGGCGGAACGCGGCCCTGTGCTCGGTGCCTGGCCCGCGAGCCCGGGCACCCACGGGTGTGTGGCACGGACCGGGGGGCACTGGTCAAGCGGGCCGCCCACCACGGCGGGTAGAGCACCGGCACATTTACCGTGTACGGGAAGACCGTGCAGAAGCGGTACAAGACGTTCGTGGCCACGTGGCGCCCGGCCGGGTGTGCGACCCGGGTGGTGCTGGTGAACGAACCCCACGGGTGGGGCGCGTTCTTCGGCACCGACACGGCCCAACCGCGGCCCATGTCCTGGAACGGGTGGCCGACCGGTTCGCCCTGGAGACGTGCTTCCGGGACCTCAAGCCGACCGCCGGTGCGGGCCGCCAACAGGTGCGCCGGTTGCCGGCCGATATCGGATCCTTTCATCTGTGCCTGTGGTCGTTCACCATGACCGAGGTATGGGCCTGGGACCGGAAGGCCGAAGAACTGGTCGGGCATCGGTCCGCCTCTCCGTGGGATGACCCGAACCGGCGCCCGAGTCACGCGGACAAGCGCCGAGCCTGGCAGCACCAGTTGCTGGCCGAGGAGATTCAGGCCGTTGTGGGGGACCAACAGGATCCCGCGAGAATATGCGCCCTCGCGCGCCGGTGCCTGGATCTCGCCGCTTGA